The DNA segment TTTGCGCGCAAGTTCGCCTTCGCCATTGTGGAATGGGGGGCGGGCTGTGTTCAGCCCTGCACGGGTAACCTGGGCCGGCTGGATCGATGTCGACTGAAACATGGGGAACCGGTTTTCAATAGCGCCACTGCCAATAAACAGAAAGTGGCTGGGGCGGTAGGATTCGAACCTACGCATGACGGGATCAAAACCCGCTGCCTTACCGCTTGGCTACGCCCCAGAGTCTGTCCTCATTCGCTTGAGGTTAATTTCGCGAGCACCTGGTGAACGGGAGAAACTGGTACACCGGATGCTATAAATCCCCGCCATTTGCCTGGAAGCTGTGCAAACACCGTACTGGCAGCGCATGCGGTATGGAAAGCTGCGAATACACAGCCGCCGGTACCGGTGAGTTGTGCCGGTGCGAATTGCTCCAGCCACACTCTGGCATCGCGGACCTCAGGGTAGAGATGCTCTACCAGTGTCTGGCAGTCGTTACCGGGAAAAATTTGCCGCTTTTCTTCGCTCAGCGCTTTCTCCGAGCGCAGCTTCTCGCGAAGGGCCGCTAATGTAATTGGGGGGGAATCCCTTGTCAAACGCGGGTCGCAAAAAATGTTTGCAGTGCGTACTTGGCAACCCGGTGACACCACCAGATAGTGGCGTTTTAGCGTTGCGACCGGGGTTAATTTCTCCCCGACGCCCTCGGCCCAGGCGGTGCGCCCGCGCACAAATACCGGAATATCTGCACCCAGCTGACGGCCCAGTTCGGCCAGCGCGTCGATGGACAGGCCGCACTGCCACAGGTGGTTGAGACCCAGCAGTGTGGTGGCGGCATCGCTGCTGCCGCCACCGATACCGCCGCCGTGGGGCAGATGTTTGATCAGTCGAATATATGCGCCCGGTACCTTGCGATTGTGGTTCAGGGATTGTTCCCGCAGCAGCCGGGCTGCGCGGTATACGAGGTTGTCTTCCAGCGGGATTTTCAGTGCACCGGCATCCACGCGGATTTTACCAGCTTCACACAGTGAGAATGTCAGTGTGTCCCCATAATCGAGCAATTGAAACAGTGTCTGCAGCTCGTGGTAGCCGTCCGCACGTCGGCCGAGTATACGCAGGAACAGGTTGAGTTTTGCGGGCGCGGGTAACTGCAGCATGAGGGAGGGTTGGGCCGGTTAAATCTGATCGACTCATTTTACCTTCTTGCGGGCCTTTCAGCATTCAAAATTCCCACGCCTTGATCACCAGAGTGACCTGCACAGGCCCGGCGCTGGCGTTGGTCTGTGCCTTGATGCGGGTGGGCAGACGGTAGGGGCCATTTTGGCGGTAGTCGCTGAACCGGAGCAACCAGCCGGATTGCTGCAGGCTCAGCAGCTGTCCCTGTGCATTGTGTCTCTCAGCGCCTTTGGCTCCGGGGGCCGGCAGTCCACGCACCCAGTAAAACATCTCGGCAGCGGGCAGAGGCCAGCCCAGGGTTTGTGTGGTGAGTTGAGAGGCGCTGCGCGCCACAACCGGGGGTTCATCGCCCCGCACGAGGCTGACGCCGCCGGCGGAGCCGGTAATGACCGTTGTGCCGGCGCCGAGAGGACCACTGAGGTGAAGCCGGTAATTCTGCACACCGTTTTGTGCCCAGGTCAGGTTGGCGCTGCCGTTATCCTTTGGAGAGCGCACACCCAGCTTTCCCCTGATAGTCCACTGCTCTAACTGTGCTACCGTTTTTGCTGTGGTTGTTTCCCGCGGCACATCCGGTGTGCGCTGTTCCCTGGTTTTCTGGCTGGCACAGGCAGAGAACAGGAGGGTGAGAGCTGCGACCAGCAGAAAAAAATAGTTGCGGGCGGAGGGGAATTCAGTGATCGGATACATGCTGTTGTAATGACTCTTTGATTTGCAGACGTTTCATTGCGGCCGGAATCATTTCACTGTGGGGGTGGGTTGCAAGCCCGTCTTTCCAGACCTTGAGGGCACCCATGCGATCTCCCTGTACCCAGAGCACCTCGCCCAGGTGGGCAGCGATTTCATGATCGGGCAACTTCTCCAATGCCCTGCGCAAATAGGTTTCTGCCGCGCTGTAATTACCCAGACGGTACTGCACCCAGCCCATGCTGTCGAGGATGGCGGGATCTTCCGGTTTCAACGCCAGGGCCTTGCTGATCAGCTGAAGTGCTTCCCCGCGGCGCGACGGGTCGTCGATCAACTTGTAGCCCAGAGCGTTCAGTACAGTGGCGTTTTGTGGGTCGCGTTTGAGTAAACTGCGCAGATCGCGCTCAAAGGCCGCGGCATTGCCGAGTTGATCGTTGAGTAAGGCGCGGGCATAGATCAGGCGATGACTGGCACTGTTGGCTGTGAGGGCCTGTTCGACCCGCTCCAGTGCCAGTTGCGGCTCGCCGTTCTTGCGCAGCAGTTCAACCTCCATGAGGTAGAAGTGTTCCTCCTGCACAGGGTGTTGTTGGCGAAGCTCGGCAAACCACTGCCGGTTGTCCTTGTGCTGGCCAGTGGCGGCGAGCAACCGGGTACCGCGGGTGATGGCTTCCAGGTAATCGTTGCCCGGTTGGACCTGGCGAAAATGTTCGACAGCGGTGCTAACCTCCTGCTGCTTCTCGGCTAGGCCTCCCAGATAAAAATGTGCTGAAGATTCGTGTTGTCCCAGTTCCAGCAATTTTGTAAACAGTGGCTTGGCCGCGTCTATCTGGTTGGTCTCATATTCAATCAGGGCGAGGGACAGGATCAGATTGCCATCTTCGGGGCGCTGTTTGACCAGTTCGGCAAATTGCTGGCGTGCCAGGGCCAGGTTCTCGCGGATCAGCAGGCGTGCATATTGCAGGCGCAGACGGCTCTCATCGGGGTGGATGTTGACCAGATTTTCCAGGAGTTCGATCGCGTCGCGACGCTTGCCGAGGTCAACCAGCAGTTGGCTTTCCAGCAGCGGCGCATCGAGCTGGTCGGGGTGCTGTTGCTGGACCTGGTGCACCAGGGTGAGGGCGCGACCGTACTGCTTGCCGGCACGCAACGCCATGGCATAGGCCAGAATCACCTCGTCGTTGTTGGGGTATTCCTGAGCCAGATGGGCAAGATTTGCCAGGGTTTGTGCATCGAGTTGCTGATGTGCGATGGCAGTGGAAGCGAGGGACTGCAAAGGCGGCTTGCCGCCCAGTGCCAGGGCCTTTTCTGCATGGGCCAGGGCGGCCGGCAAATTCCCGGCCAGAGTCAGTTCCGCAGTTACCGCCAGGTGAGCTTCAGTATTTTCCGGCTCCAGTTCGACCCACAACTGGGCGGAACGCAGGGCGGCCTGGCGGGCATTGAGGAAGCGGGCGATGCGCGTAGCGCGGGCGGCTACGCCGGCATCCTGAGTGACCTTCGCCTGGCGGTAGTAGTTGGCGAGAGCGACATCGTAGTGCTTGCGGATACCGGCAACTTCCGCCACCAGCAATGTGTAGAAGGTATCGATGGGAAAGGCCCGTGTGTCGGCCGGCCGGGATGAGACGGCTGTTTTTGTCTTTTGGTCCTGCACAGCCTGGCTGGGGGGTTCCCCGGTACCCCCCGGTGATGGTACCTGGGTACAGGCCCCCACCATGAATAGAGAGCAGAGGCCAAGGAACAGGGGGAGACCGGCGGCCCGGGGCTTTGGGAATAACAGGCAGGGTGGGAGCATAGATCGTGTCCATACGTTGCTGGGCGCGGGAGCGGGGTACGAGTGACGTGTTTTAACCGATTAACGCCATATAATTCTAGTCGTGAATCGTTCTGCGAACGGCAGGCTCCTGGCCTCCTGGCCAAATCAGCGCGCAATTTAACCGTCAGCCGGTCTTGCAAGAGAGACGGCGGCCCCTGAAAATGCGCCCCCAATGTGAATTTCGCACTTCGAGATTGAGCAACGACGAAACGCTATGCCATTTGTTATCCTGGGTATCAACCACGACAGCGCGCCCATAGAGGTGCGCGAGCGGGTGGCTTTCGCGCCCGAGGCGGTGGCCGGTGCCTTGGCAGATGCGCGCACATTGCTCGACTGCCGGGAGCTGGCCATTCTCTCCACCTGCAACCGCACCGAGATCTATGGGACCATCGACGCAGAGCCACTGCTCCGGTGGCTCGCTGAGTACCAGCGTATACCGCTGGAACAGTTGAAAAGCTGCAGTTACCGCTATAGCGGAGAGGCGGCAGTGCGGCATATGATGCGCGTCGCCTGCGGCCTTGACTCCCTGGTCCTGGGTGAGCCGCAGATTCTCGGGCAGATCAAGTCTGCCTATGCGGTGGCGCGGGAATCCGGCAGTGTCGGCGGCGAACTGCACCGGGTATTCCAGAGGGTGTTTACCGTTGCGAAAAAAGTGCGCACTGAGACAGCTATCGGTGAAAACCCGGTGTCTGTAGCCTATGCCGCGGTATCCCTGGCCTCGCGTATTTTTACTGATCTGAAGAGGCAGACGGTACTGTTGATCGGCGCCGGTGAGACGGTCGAACTACTGGCACGATACCTGTTGGATCAGGGCATCAGGCAGTTGATTGTGGCAAACCGGACCCTGAGTCGCGCCCAGGTGCTGGCGGAGAATTTTGGCGCGGAGGCAATTTTGCTTGCCGATATTCCCGAACATCTGGACCGCGCAGATATTGTCATCAGTTCCACCGCCAGCCAGCTGCCCATTCTGGGAAAGGGCGCGGTGGAATCCGCGTTGCGCAGACGACGCCACAGCCCGATGTTTATGGTGGACATCGCCGTACCGCGGGATATAGAACCCCAGGTGGGAGAGCTCGATGATGTCTACCTGTACACGGTGGACGATCTGCGCGGTGTGATTGATGAAGGCATGCGCTCCCGCGAGAAAGCCGCCGAGGCTGCAGGGGCGATAGTGGACACCGCCGCGGCAGAATTTACCAAAGAGTGCCGGGCACTCGGGGCAGTGGATACCATTCGCAGCTACCGCCAGCGCGTCCAGGAAATCAGTGGTGTGGAACTGGAGCGGGTGCTGTTGCAACTGGACAAGGGCGGGGACCCACGACGCCTGATGGAACAACTGGTCCGGACACTGACGAATAAACTGATCCACGCGCCCACGGTCAGCTTAAAGAAAGCCACTGCCGATGGCGATCTGGAGCGCCTGCGCATTGTGCGTGAGGTGGTGGGGTTGGACGACCTCGCCGAGATCCCATTAGAGAAAAAGCACAAATGAAAGAGTCGCTACTGAACAAACTGGATCACCTGCAGGAGCGCCACGAGGAGATATCTGCGCTGCTCGGTGATGCCGGTGTCATCGCCGACCAGGAACAGTTCCGCGACCTGTCGCGAGAGTATGCCGAACTGGAAGAAGTGGTGAAATGCTATGGCCGTTACCGGCAGCTGCAAGAGGACATGGCGGCGGCGCGGGAGATGCTCAGTGAGCGCGATTCTGAATTGCGTGAGATGGCGCAGGAGGAATTGAGCGAGGCGCAGCGCCAAGTGGCGCCTCTGGAGCGCGAACTGCAGGCCCTGCTGCTGCCCCGCGACCCCAATGACCGCAAAAATGTCTTCCTGGAGATCCGCGCTGGCACCGGTGGTGATGAGGCGGCGATTTTTTCCGGCGATCTGTTTCGCATGTATTCCCGCTATGCGGAAAAGCAGGGCTGGCGCCTTGAAATTATCAGTGAAAATCCCGGTGAACACGGCGGTTACAAGGAAATCATTACCCGCGTGGCAGGCGAGAATGTCTACGCAAAGCTCAAATTCGAGTCCGGTGCCCACCGCGTCCAGCGGGTTCCGGAAACCGAGTCCCAGGGGCGTATCCACACCTCCGCCTGCACCGTGGCAGTCATGCCGGAGCCGGATGAGCGCGATGCCATTGAGGTTAACCGGGCCGATTTGCGCGTGGATACCTATCGCGCTTCCGGCGCCGGTGGCCAGCATGTGAACAAAACGGATTCCGCCGTGCGCCTGACCCATATTCCTTCGGGTATCGTGGTGGAGTGCCAGGACGAACGCTCCCAGCACAAGAACCGCGCCAAGGCAATGGCACTGCTGCAGGCCAAACTGTCCAGCGAGCAGGAGGCGGCTGCGGCGCAGGAAATTTCTGATGCACGCAAAAGCCTGGTGGGCAGCGGTGACCGTTCCGAGCGTATCCGCACCTACAATTTTCCCCAGGGGCGGGTGACTGATCACCGTATCGGCCTGACCCTGTACAAACTGGATGAAGTGATGCAGGGTGCGCTGGAGACTGTGATCGAGCCGTTGCGCACCGAGCACCAGGCGGACCAGCTCGCGGCTATGGGCCAGTAATGCGGATGTTTCTAAGCCGCCATAGATAGCTGTTTGCGTATGGCCAGTGTCAAGGACAATATTGCTCGCTGGGTGGAATTAACCCACAGCGAGTCGGCGCGATTGGATACAGAGGTTCTGCTCGGCCATATCCTTGCGCGCGGGCGCGCCTGGCTCTACACCTGGCCGGAATATCAATTGACGCCGGCCCAACAGAGCGCATTTGATGGACTACTGGCGCGGCGCCGAGATGGGGAGCCGGTGGCACACCTGACCGGAGAGCGGGAATTCTGGTCCCTCAGATTAAAAGTCGATGCCTCCACCCTGATTCCCCGCCCGGACACCGAGCTGCTGGTGGAAACGGCCCTGTCGCTCTGTCCGCAGCAACAGCTGTGTGCGCTGGATCTGGGCACCGGTACCGGGGCCATAGCACTGGCGCTGGCTGCGGAGAGGCCGGGTTGGCGGATTATTGCTGTGGAGAAATCGGAAAGAGCGCTGGTGCTGGCCGAGGAAAACCGCCGTAACCTCGGCTTTCACAATGTGGAGATACAACAGAGTGACTGGTTTGCCCAACTGCAGCCGCAGCGTTTCGCGCTGATTATCAGCAACCCCCCCTATATCGACAGGGCCGATCCACACCTGCAACATGGCGATGTGCGTTTCGAACCGCACTCCGCACTGGTGGCGGGACGCCGGGGCCTCGCGGATATCGAGCATATCGCCACGCGCGCTGTCGATTACCTGGAAGTGGGGGGCTGGTTACTGGTGGAGCACGGCTGGCAGCAGGCGGCGCGGGTGCGGAGGATTTTTAGCGCGGCTGGTTTTGTCGATGTACAAAGCCGCAGGGATTTTTGCCGCCGGGAAAGAATCACGTTGGGGCGAACACAGCCACAGTTGTCCGCCGGAACATAGAGCATCCCGGCGCTGAGAAAAGGGGGGTCTGTGCACGA comes from the Microbulbifer sp. MI-G genome and includes:
- the prmC gene encoding peptide chain release factor N(5)-glutamine methyltransferase; this translates as MASVKDNIARWVELTHSESARLDTEVLLGHILARGRAWLYTWPEYQLTPAQQSAFDGLLARRRDGEPVAHLTGEREFWSLRLKVDASTLIPRPDTELLVETALSLCPQQQLCALDLGTGTGAIALALAAERPGWRIIAVEKSERALVLAEENRRNLGFHNVEIQQSDWFAQLQPQRFALIISNPPYIDRADPHLQHGDVRFEPHSALVAGRRGLADIEHIATRAVDYLEVGGWLLVEHGWQQAARVRRIFSAAGFVDVQSRRDFCRRERITLGRTQPQLSAGT
- the hemA gene encoding glutamyl-tRNA reductase; the protein is MPFVILGINHDSAPIEVRERVAFAPEAVAGALADARTLLDCRELAILSTCNRTEIYGTIDAEPLLRWLAEYQRIPLEQLKSCSYRYSGEAAVRHMMRVACGLDSLVLGEPQILGQIKSAYAVARESGSVGGELHRVFQRVFTVAKKVRTETAIGENPVSVAYAAVSLASRIFTDLKRQTVLLIGAGETVELLARYLLDQGIRQLIVANRTLSRAQVLAENFGAEAILLADIPEHLDRADIVISSTASQLPILGKGAVESALRRRRHSPMFMVDIAVPRDIEPQVGELDDVYLYTVDDLRGVIDEGMRSREKAAEAAGAIVDTAAAEFTKECRALGAVDTIRSYRQRVQEISGVELERVLLQLDKGGDPRRLMEQLVRTLTNKLIHAPTVSLKKATADGDLERLRIVREVVGLDDLAEIPLEKKHK
- the prfA gene encoding peptide chain release factor 1, whose product is MKESLLNKLDHLQERHEEISALLGDAGVIADQEQFRDLSREYAELEEVVKCYGRYRQLQEDMAAAREMLSERDSELREMAQEELSEAQRQVAPLERELQALLLPRDPNDRKNVFLEIRAGTGGDEAAIFSGDLFRMYSRYAEKQGWRLEIISENPGEHGGYKEIITRVAGENVYAKLKFESGAHRVQRVPETESQGRIHTSACTVAVMPEPDERDAIEVNRADLRVDTYRASGAGGQHVNKTDSAVRLTHIPSGIVVECQDERSQHKNRAKAMALLQAKLSSEQEAAAAQEISDARKSLVGSGDRSERIRTYNFPQGRVTDHRIGLTLYKLDEVMQGALETVIEPLRTEHQADQLAAMGQ
- a CDS encoding tetratricopeptide repeat protein translates to MLPPCLLFPKPRAAGLPLFLGLCSLFMVGACTQVPSPGGTGEPPSQAVQDQKTKTAVSSRPADTRAFPIDTFYTLLVAEVAGIRKHYDVALANYYRQAKVTQDAGVAARATRIARFLNARQAALRSAQLWVELEPENTEAHLAVTAELTLAGNLPAALAHAEKALALGGKPPLQSLASTAIAHQQLDAQTLANLAHLAQEYPNNDEVILAYAMALRAGKQYGRALTLVHQVQQQHPDQLDAPLLESQLLVDLGKRRDAIELLENLVNIHPDESRLRLQYARLLIRENLALARQQFAELVKQRPEDGNLILSLALIEYETNQIDAAKPLFTKLLELGQHESSAHFYLGGLAEKQQEVSTAVEHFRQVQPGNDYLEAITRGTRLLAATGQHKDNRQWFAELRQQHPVQEEHFYLMEVELLRKNGEPQLALERVEQALTANSASHRLIYARALLNDQLGNAAAFERDLRSLLKRDPQNATVLNALGYKLIDDPSRRGEALQLISKALALKPEDPAILDSMGWVQYRLGNYSAAETYLRRALEKLPDHEIAAHLGEVLWVQGDRMGALKVWKDGLATHPHSEMIPAAMKRLQIKESLQQHVSDH
- the lolB gene encoding lipoprotein insertase outer membrane protein LolB, whose product is MYPITEFPSARNYFFLLVAALTLLFSACASQKTREQRTPDVPRETTTAKTVAQLEQWTIRGKLGVRSPKDNGSANLTWAQNGVQNYRLHLSGPLGAGTTVITGSAGGVSLVRGDEPPVVARSASQLTTQTLGWPLPAAEMFYWVRGLPAPGAKGAERHNAQGQLLSLQQSGWLLRFSDYRQNGPYRLPTRIKAQTNASAGPVQVTLVIKAWEF
- the ispE gene encoding 4-(cytidine 5'-diphospho)-2-C-methyl-D-erythritol kinase translates to MLQLPAPAKLNLFLRILGRRADGYHELQTLFQLLDYGDTLTFSLCEAGKIRVDAGALKIPLEDNLVYRAARLLREQSLNHNRKVPGAYIRLIKHLPHGGGIGGGSSDAATTLLGLNHLWQCGLSIDALAELGRQLGADIPVFVRGRTAWAEGVGEKLTPVATLKRHYLVVSPGCQVRTANIFCDPRLTRDSPPITLAALREKLRSEKALSEEKRQIFPGNDCQTLVEHLYPEVRDARVWLEQFAPAQLTGTGGCVFAAFHTACAASTVFAQLPGKWRGFIASGVPVSPVHQVLAKLTSSE